A window of the Terriglobia bacterium genome harbors these coding sequences:
- a CDS encoding response regulator transcription factor — translation MERILIVDDDVELCELVREYLSAEDFQLDAVHNGTQGQERALSGDYALVILDVMLPGKNGLDVLRAVRQRSRVPVLILTARGEDVDRIVGLEIGADDYLPKPFNPRELLARVRAILRRTTQVPDAAAGPISVGDVELDPATRTVRRSGTPVEMTSVEFSLLERLLRAAGTVVTREQLVNEVLGRKFMPYDRSIDMHVSKIRKKLGEQPDGSERIKAIRSVGYIYVRPGQAGS, via the coding sequence ATGGAACGCATCCTGATCGTTGACGACGACGTGGAGCTGTGCGAGCTGGTGCGCGAATACTTGAGCGCCGAGGACTTCCAGTTGGACGCCGTGCACAACGGCACCCAGGGACAGGAGCGCGCGCTTTCCGGCGACTACGCGCTGGTGATCCTGGACGTCATGCTGCCGGGCAAGAACGGCCTGGACGTGCTGCGGGCAGTGCGCCAGCGCTCCCGCGTCCCGGTCCTCATCCTCACCGCCCGTGGCGAGGACGTGGACCGGATCGTCGGACTGGAGATCGGCGCCGACGACTATCTCCCCAAGCCCTTCAACCCTCGCGAGCTGCTGGCCCGCGTGCGCGCCATCCTGCGCCGTACTACTCAGGTTCCGGACGCCGCTGCGGGCCCCATTTCCGTCGGCGATGTGGAACTCGATCCCGCCACGCGAACGGTGCGCCGGAGCGGCACGCCGGTCGAGATGACTTCGGTGGAGTTCTCCCTGCTGGAGCGGCTGCTCCGCGCGGCCGGCACCGTGGTCACGCGCGAGCAACTGGTCAACGAGGTGCTCGGCCGCAAGTTCATGCCCTACGACCGCAGCATCGACATGCACGTCAGCAAGATCCGCAAGAAGCTGGGCGAGCAGCCCGACGGCAGCGAGCGCATCAAAGCGATCCGCAGCGTCGGCTACATCTATGTGCGCCCGGGACAGGCAGGAAGCTAA
- a CDS encoding xanthine dehydrogenase family protein molybdopterin-binding subunit, which yields MSPIAQDTQKNTPSAGTPDTRQDQFLIGIPGSPEGVQKVERNVPLDEPPQLPPNSELKVIGKRVPRYDGPFKVSGAAKYASDIQLPGMLYARFVSAECPHAKIVSIDTSQAERHPGVKAVHVMQHLSGGAVLQDKSKELPSRYPIVRYAGQPIAALAATTPAAALDAVKLVKVQYETLPFVVDPDKARDPNAPLVFPGPAAAAGSAGGGGGPASAPQKGNVRGPNPPRRGGPKGDVEKGFAESDAIVEAEYRTQVQTHSALETHGVVADWKPDGLTVYASTQSTLSVRDELAEIFELPKTKVRVLTEYMGGGFGAKFGAGNPGAVAAALSKKTGAPVRLFCDRKEEQWATGNRPSSHQHVKIGAKKDGTLQAIKWISYGTAGVGTGAGTAGPAQNLYQCPNVHTEEYDVFTNAGPGAAMRAPGHPQGVFGLEQTIDALAEKIGMDVLEFMDKNDASPERRQERRIGAEKFGWTQKRRKPNSDPGPVKRGVGVAQAVWYRINSMDSACEVRIHKDGSVEALSAVQDIGGGIKTIIAQVVAEELGLQPRDITVRIGDTHSPPGPPSGGSMTTTSITPPVRNAAYKVKEQFLKEIASAWRVPADSVSLSDGKVSARGAKSLSFKQAAASLPLETLSATARRSPEYGKREMMFLGGVQFAEVTVDTETGIVRVERIVAVHDCGRPMNLLSLESQVNGGILQGISYALYEDRRLDRNTGIMVNPNLEEYKVIGAKDVPKIEVHFIEDYLARSSTDAGGIGEPAKVPTAAAVANAFYNATGVRIYELPMTPARVLTALGKVKQTGGAA from the coding sequence ATGTCTCCGATCGCCCAGGACACGCAGAAGAACACCCCGAGCGCCGGCACGCCGGACACCAGACAGGATCAGTTCCTCATCGGCATCCCGGGCTCCCCGGAAGGTGTGCAAAAGGTCGAGCGCAATGTTCCGCTCGATGAGCCGCCGCAGTTGCCGCCCAACTCCGAACTGAAGGTCATCGGGAAGCGCGTACCGCGCTACGACGGTCCCTTCAAGGTTTCCGGCGCGGCCAAGTATGCCAGCGACATTCAATTGCCGGGCATGCTGTACGCGCGCTTCGTGAGCGCCGAGTGTCCGCACGCGAAGATCGTCTCCATCGACACGTCGCAGGCGGAGCGCCATCCCGGCGTGAAAGCCGTCCACGTCATGCAGCACCTGAGCGGCGGCGCCGTACTCCAGGACAAATCAAAAGAACTGCCCTCGCGTTACCCGATCGTGCGCTACGCCGGGCAACCCATTGCCGCCCTTGCCGCCACCACTCCGGCGGCTGCGCTCGATGCGGTGAAGCTGGTCAAGGTGCAGTACGAGACCTTGCCGTTCGTCGTGGATCCGGACAAGGCTCGCGACCCCAATGCGCCGCTTGTTTTTCCCGGTCCTGCGGCCGCAGCCGGTAGTGCTGGTGGCGGCGGCGGTCCCGCCAGCGCCCCGCAGAAAGGAAATGTGCGTGGCCCCAATCCTCCGCGCCGTGGCGGTCCCAAGGGCGATGTCGAGAAGGGCTTTGCCGAATCGGACGCCATCGTGGAGGCCGAGTATCGCACCCAGGTGCAGACCCACTCGGCGCTCGAGACCCATGGCGTGGTCGCCGACTGGAAACCTGACGGTCTCACCGTCTATGCCTCCACTCAGAGCACCTTGAGCGTGCGCGACGAATTGGCCGAGATCTTCGAGCTTCCCAAGACCAAGGTCCGCGTGCTCACCGAATACATGGGCGGAGGATTCGGAGCGAAATTCGGCGCCGGCAATCCGGGCGCCGTAGCCGCCGCTCTTTCCAAGAAGACGGGCGCCCCGGTGCGCCTGTTCTGCGACCGCAAGGAAGAGCAGTGGGCCACCGGCAATCGTCCCAGCTCGCACCAGCACGTGAAGATCGGCGCGAAGAAGGACGGCACGCTCCAGGCGATCAAGTGGATCAGCTACGGCACCGCCGGCGTAGGCACCGGTGCCGGTACGGCCGGCCCGGCTCAAAATCTGTACCAGTGTCCCAACGTCCACACCGAGGAGTACGACGTCTTCACCAACGCCGGTCCGGGAGCTGCCATGCGCGCTCCCGGCCACCCGCAGGGCGTCTTCGGCCTCGAGCAGACCATCGACGCTCTCGCGGAAAAGATCGGCATGGACGTCCTCGAGTTCATGGACAAGAACGACGCCAGCCCGGAGCGCCGTCAGGAGCGCCGCATCGGCGCCGAGAAGTTCGGCTGGACGCAGAAGCGCCGCAAGCCCAACAGTGATCCCGGCCCGGTGAAGCGTGGTGTGGGCGTGGCGCAGGCGGTCTGGTATCGCATCAACAGCATGGATTCCGCCTGCGAGGTCCGCATCCACAAGGATGGCTCGGTCGAGGCGCTCTCCGCGGTGCAGGACATCGGCGGCGGCATCAAGACCATCATCGCGCAGGTCGTCGCCGAGGAACTCGGCCTGCAGCCGCGCGACATCACCGTCCGCATCGGCGACACCCACTCGCCGCCCGGACCTCCCTCCGGCGGCAGTATGACGACCACCTCCATCACTCCGCCGGTGCGCAACGCCGCCTACAAGGTAAAGGAGCAGTTCCTCAAGGAGATTGCCTCAGCGTGGCGGGTTCCGGCAGATTCGGTCTCGCTGAGCGACGGCAAAGTCTCGGCGCGCGGGGCAAAGTCGCTGAGCTTCAAGCAGGCTGCCGCATCCTTGCCCCTGGAGACGCTTTCCGCCACCGCCCGCCGCAGCCCGGAGTACGGCAAGCGCGAGATGATGTTCCTGGGAGGCGTGCAATTCGCCGAGGTTACGGTGGACACCGAAACCGGCATCGTCCGCGTGGAGCGCATCGTCGCCGTGCATGACTGCGGCCGTCCCATGAACCTGCTCTCGCTCGAAAGCCAGGTGAATGGCGGCATCCTGCAAGGCATCTCCTACGCGCTCTACGAGGACCGCCGTCTCGACCGCAACACCGGGATCATGGTCAATCCCAACCTCGAGGAGTACAAGGTCATCGGCGCCAAGGACGTCCCCAAGATCGAGGTCCACTTCATCGAGGATTATCTGGCGCGCAGCTCGACCGACGCCGGCGGCATCGGCGAACCCGCCAAGGTCCCTACCGCCGCCGCCGTGGCCAACGCCTTTTACAACGCCACCGGCGTGCGCATCTACGAGCTTCCCATGACTCCGGCGCGCGTGCTCACCGCATTGGGCAAGGTGAAGCAGACCGGAGGTGCAGCATGA
- a CDS encoding fumarylacetoacetate hydrolase family protein encodes MRLVTFDSGEGWRLGAVSGDNVFDLARAAGGKEATWFAGMEAFLAAGKPASRAARALLEKPSASALKPLRGVRLGPPVPRPTKIIALGFNYHEHAAEFSTKAPEAPLIFAKYPNSICGPYDPIVLPPGDDDPQVDYEAELAVVIGPRCKGVSAARAMDVVAGYMALNDVSERRWQFGDKQWTRGKSPDTFCPIGPWLVTPDEVPDPHALGIRSRVNGEVRQNSTTALLVHRIPKLIEYSSVAMTLEPGDIIATGTPTGVGMHRKPPLFLKPGDVVEIEIDGVGTIRNPVIAAQ; translated from the coding sequence ATGAGACTTGTGACCTTCGACTCTGGAGAGGGATGGCGCCTCGGCGCCGTCTCCGGCGACAACGTATTCGACCTTGCCCGTGCCGCTGGCGGGAAAGAGGCCACCTGGTTCGCCGGCATGGAAGCTTTCCTGGCCGCCGGCAAGCCCGCTTCGCGCGCAGCGCGTGCGCTGCTCGAGAAGCCGTCGGCATCGGCCCTGAAGCCGCTGCGCGGTGTCCGTCTGGGGCCGCCGGTGCCTCGCCCTACCAAGATCATCGCCCTGGGTTTCAACTACCACGAGCACGCGGCCGAGTTCTCCACCAAGGCGCCGGAAGCGCCGCTGATCTTCGCCAAGTATCCCAACAGCATTTGCGGCCCCTACGACCCCATCGTGCTGCCCCCGGGCGACGACGACCCGCAGGTGGATTACGAAGCGGAGCTCGCCGTGGTCATCGGCCCGCGCTGCAAAGGTGTGTCCGCCGCTCGCGCCATGGACGTTGTCGCCGGCTACATGGCTCTTAACGACGTCAGCGAGCGCAGGTGGCAGTTCGGCGACAAGCAGTGGACCCGCGGCAAGAGTCCCGACACGTTTTGCCCCATCGGTCCCTGGCTGGTCACGCCCGACGAAGTCCCCGACCCGCACGCGCTTGGCATCCGCTCCCGCGTCAATGGCGAGGTCCGCCAGAACTCCACCACTGCCCTGCTCGTCCACCGCATCCCCAAGCTCATCGAGTATTCATCAGTCGCGATGACGCTGGAGCCGGGCGACATCATCGCTACCGGCACCCCGACCGGCGTCGGCATGCACCGCAAGCCGCCCTTGTTCCTCAAGCCCGGGGACGTGGTCGAGATCGAGATTGATGGCGTCGGCACGATCCGCAATCCGGTCATTGCGGCTCAATGA
- a CDS encoding xanthine dehydrogenase family protein subunit M: MARFEWSDARSVDDAISQLGGKAAVKAGGIDLMDRLKEGLDSPSRLVNIRTIPNLDYVREDSGWLRVGAMVTLANIADHPVIRRRYGALADAALHAATPQIRNMATVGGNLLQRPRCWYFRSDQFHCLRKGGDRCFAQDGENESHAIFDNSVCAIVHPSATACALTALGAKLEIRSRKGAREVALDDFFLRPEQDVTREHSLADDELLTEIRVPALADSVRTAYTKVGQKESFDWPLAEVAVVLDQRGGAVNKVAIVLGAAAPIPWRASGAEKVLAGKAVDQQTAREAATAAVHGATPLSQNAYKIPIFEAVVRRTILAAAGQED; encoded by the coding sequence ATCGCTCGCTTCGAATGGAGCGATGCCCGCTCCGTTGACGACGCCATCTCGCAGCTCGGCGGCAAAGCAGCCGTCAAGGCCGGCGGCATCGACCTCATGGATCGCTTGAAGGAAGGTCTCGACTCTCCTTCCCGCCTGGTGAACATCCGCACCATCCCCAACCTCGACTACGTCCGGGAAGATTCGGGATGGCTGCGCGTCGGAGCCATGGTCACGCTGGCGAATATCGCCGACCATCCGGTCATCCGCCGCCGCTATGGAGCGCTGGCCGATGCCGCCCTGCACGCCGCCACGCCGCAGATCCGCAATATGGCGACCGTCGGCGGTAATCTGCTGCAGCGCCCGCGCTGCTGGTACTTCCGCAGCGATCAGTTCCACTGCCTGCGCAAGGGCGGCGACCGTTGCTTCGCCCAGGATGGCGAGAATGAGTCTCACGCCATCTTCGACAACAGCGTCTGCGCCATCGTCCACCCGTCGGCCACAGCCTGTGCCCTGACCGCGCTCGGGGCGAAGCTCGAGATCCGGAGCAGGAAAGGCGCCCGCGAGGTCGCGCTCGACGATTTCTTCCTCCGCCCCGAGCAGGACGTCACCCGCGAACATTCCCTCGCCGACGACGAACTGCTCACCGAAATCCGCGTTCCAGCTCTCGCGGATTCCGTGCGTACGGCCTATACCAAGGTCGGCCAAAAAGAATCGTTCGACTGGCCGCTCGCGGAAGTGGCGGTCGTTCTCGACCAGCGCGGAGGTGCGGTGAACAAAGTCGCGATCGTGCTCGGTGCGGCGGCTCCGATTCCCTGGCGTGCTAGCGGTGCCGAGAAAGTTCTCGCCGGGAAGGCTGTCGACCAGCAGACTGCTCGCGAAGCCGCAACGGCCGCCGTCCACGGCGCCACCCCGCTCTCGCAGAACGCCTATAAGATCCCTATCTTCGAGGCGGTGGTGCGGCGCACCATCCTCGCCGCCGCCGGTCAGGAGGACTGA
- a CDS encoding M20/M25/M40 family metallo-hydrolase translates to MAVVCIIALSSASLVLHAQKKAKQPAAGAGQSSIPAVQKPENVDLEFIIRLREEEFRHGKVMDIMSDLTDKIGPRLTGSPNMKKANEWTRDQLAQWGLATAHVEPWGTFGRGWAYQFCEVRMTSPDYMQFLALPNAWTPGTNGAVSGEPVHVIANNAEELDKYRGKLAGKIVLLGEARVPDPETPKPDPDQPPTPDARAEQARNPAPADKAFFRRYSDTDLEKIATYMIPGPPDARRQAIVRRYLLQRALDKFLAEEKPAAVLVPTRTPGQDGTIFVQSSGSHEKGKTITVPVVTVALEHYNRVVRLLNKKAPVTIEVNVQTQFYDDDDKGYNTVAEIPGADPKLKEQLVMLGGHMDSWHAGEGATDNGAGVAVAMEAVRLLKQLGVKPRRTIRIALWSGEEQGLLGSRGYVAEHFGSRPEPTDPKERELPRYLRREPPGPLTLKPEQKLVSGYFNYDNGTGKIRGIYVQENAAAVPIFKAWMEPFRDLGMTTISMRNTGGTDHLSFDAVGIPGFQFIQDPMDYDTLTHHSNLDVYEHIRPDDMKQAAVIMASFVYNAAMRDDMLPRKPIRPDEPKAESESGAEKKGEPAPPPSNPMNPAKPMPQEKQQETPKQ, encoded by the coding sequence ATGGCCGTGGTCTGTATCATCGCCCTTTCATCGGCGTCCCTCGTACTCCACGCACAGAAGAAAGCGAAACAACCGGCGGCCGGGGCTGGGCAGTCCAGCATTCCCGCGGTACAGAAGCCGGAAAACGTGGACCTGGAGTTCATCATCCGCCTGCGCGAGGAAGAATTCCGCCACGGCAAGGTCATGGACATCATGAGCGACCTGACCGACAAGATCGGTCCGCGGCTGACCGGCTCGCCCAACATGAAGAAGGCGAACGAGTGGACGCGCGACCAACTCGCGCAGTGGGGCCTGGCGACCGCGCACGTCGAGCCGTGGGGTACGTTCGGGCGCGGCTGGGCCTACCAGTTCTGCGAGGTTCGCATGACCTCGCCCGACTACATGCAGTTCCTCGCGCTACCCAACGCTTGGACTCCCGGAACCAACGGCGCGGTCAGCGGAGAGCCGGTGCACGTAATCGCGAACAACGCGGAGGAACTGGACAAGTATCGCGGCAAGCTAGCGGGCAAGATCGTTCTGCTGGGTGAAGCGCGCGTGCCGGACCCCGAAACGCCGAAGCCGGATCCGGACCAGCCGCCCACGCCGGACGCACGCGCGGAGCAGGCGCGAAACCCCGCTCCTGCCGATAAGGCGTTCTTCCGGCGCTACAGCGACACCGATCTCGAGAAGATCGCGACCTATATGATCCCCGGCCCGCCGGATGCGCGGCGACAGGCAATCGTGCGGCGTTATCTCCTGCAGAGAGCCCTGGATAAATTCCTGGCCGAAGAAAAGCCCGCGGCCGTGCTCGTGCCGACGCGCACGCCGGGGCAGGACGGCACCATCTTCGTGCAGTCGAGCGGCAGCCACGAGAAGGGCAAGACCATCACAGTACCGGTGGTCACGGTGGCCCTCGAGCACTACAACCGCGTTGTGCGCCTGCTGAACAAGAAGGCGCCGGTGACGATCGAGGTCAATGTCCAGACGCAGTTCTACGACGATGACGACAAGGGTTACAACACCGTCGCGGAGATCCCGGGCGCCGATCCGAAGCTCAAAGAGCAGCTGGTGATGCTGGGCGGGCACATGGATTCCTGGCACGCGGGCGAAGGAGCCACGGACAACGGCGCCGGAGTCGCGGTCGCGATGGAGGCCGTGCGCTTGCTGAAGCAGCTCGGCGTGAAGCCGAGGCGGACCATCCGCATCGCGTTGTGGTCGGGCGAAGAGCAGGGTCTGCTCGGCTCGCGAGGGTACGTGGCGGAACACTTTGGCTCGCGTCCTGAGCCGACCGATCCCAAGGAGAGAGAACTGCCGCGGTACTTGCGGCGGGAACCGCCGGGCCCGTTGACGCTGAAGCCGGAACAGAAGCTGGTGTCCGGATACTTCAACTACGACAACGGCACGGGCAAGATCCGCGGGATCTATGTGCAGGAGAACGCGGCCGCTGTGCCGATCTTCAAGGCGTGGATGGAGCCGTTCCGCGACCTGGGTATGACCACGATCTCCATGCGCAACACCGGCGGCACCGATCACCTGTCGTTCGACGCGGTGGGCATCCCCGGCTTCCAGTTCATCCAGGATCCGATGGATTACGACACGCTGACCCACCACTCGAACCTGGACGTGTACGAGCACATCCGTCCGGACGATATGAAGCAGGCGGCGGTGATCATGGCCAGTTTCGTGTACAACGCGGCGATGCGCGACGACATGCTGCCGCGCAAGCCGATCCGCCCGGACGAGCCAAAAGCGGAGTCGGAGAGCGGGGCGGAGAAGAAGGGTGAGCCGGCGCCGCCGCCGTCGAACCCCATGAACCCCGCCAAGCCGATGCCGCAGGAGAAGCAGCAGGAAACGCCGAAGCAATAG
- a CDS encoding (2Fe-2S)-binding protein has product MSNRKKPSKHNSGGLSRRSFIKGVGVTAAGTAVLDSGLLAHAAIPPRVVGPEATTITLNVNGAARRVSVEPRTTLAEALRDDLKLTGAKIACDRGSCSACTVLLEGVPVNSCMTFALDVGSRKVKTIEGLGDPEHLHAVQAAFVEHDGMQCGYCTPGMVMSCVALLERNPDPRPEDVQQAISGNICRCGTYPKVIEATLAAARSRKGA; this is encoded by the coding sequence ATGTCAAACCGCAAGAAACCTTCCAAGCACAATAGTGGCGGTCTATCGCGCCGTTCGTTCATCAAGGGCGTGGGAGTGACCGCGGCCGGAACGGCCGTGCTGGATTCCGGTCTGCTGGCCCACGCTGCGATCCCGCCACGCGTTGTCGGCCCGGAGGCGACGACCATCACTCTGAACGTCAACGGCGCCGCGCGCCGTGTCTCGGTCGAGCCCCGCACCACGCTCGCCGAGGCCCTGCGCGACGACCTCAAACTGACCGGCGCCAAGATCGCCTGCGACCGTGGCTCCTGCTCAGCGTGCACCGTCCTGCTCGAAGGCGTGCCGGTGAATTCCTGCATGACATTCGCGCTCGACGTTGGCTCCCGCAAGGTCAAGACCATCGAAGGTCTCGGGGATCCCGAACACCTGCACGCCGTGCAGGCCGCGTTTGTCGAGCATGACGGCATGCAGTGCGGCTACTGCACGCCCGGCATGGTCATGAGTTGCGTGGCGCTGCTCGAGCGCAACCCGGATCCCCGGCCCGAAGACGTGCAGCAAGCTATCAGCGGGAACATTTGCCGGTGTGGCACCTATCCCAAGGTGATCGAGGCCACACTCGCGGCCGCTCGGTCGCGGAAGGGGGCGTAG
- a CDS encoding HAMP domain-containing protein gives MRSLFLRIFLTFWATVLLIGLALVITYSIQPELIISRWRASTRDAVALYAQSCAEELDRYGPDALRNYMQRLESGAHIHAAFYDEKGTLLAGTDTVDARKAVEKVTATGEPEFSISGGTALAAQRATGPARRTYIFVAEMARGPVGAFRPGARILLFRWVLAILISGLICGLLTRSLTGPILRLRGAATQLATGDLSARAGAAVISRRDEIGDLGRDFNRMAGRIEELITSERQLIRDISHELRSPLARLNVALGLVRRRADEEIVPALDRIEREAETLNEMIGRLLALAKMDAASEPPDPIPIELHNMVAEVAADAAFEAQERGTSVQVVSSVDCTVVGSGELLHSAIENVVRNAIRYSKPGAPVEIRLSCGQAAAGRIAEISVRDHGPGVPEDELANLFRPFYRVADARERDTGGIGLGLAITYRAVKLHRGTVSAKNAPGGGLLVTVSLPAS, from the coding sequence ATGCGCAGCCTCTTCCTCCGCATATTCCTCACCTTCTGGGCGACGGTCCTGCTCATCGGCCTGGCGCTGGTGATCACCTACAGCATCCAGCCGGAACTCATCATCTCGCGCTGGCGCGCCTCGACCCGCGATGCAGTCGCTCTGTACGCGCAATCCTGTGCGGAGGAGCTGGACCGCTACGGCCCGGACGCCTTGCGCAATTACATGCAGCGCCTGGAATCCGGCGCCCACATCCATGCCGCCTTCTATGACGAGAAGGGCACGCTCCTCGCCGGCACCGATACCGTCGACGCCCGGAAGGCGGTGGAGAAGGTCACGGCCACCGGCGAGCCCGAGTTCTCCATCAGTGGAGGTACAGCTCTGGCCGCGCAGCGCGCGACCGGCCCCGCGAGGCGGACCTACATCTTTGTCGCGGAGATGGCGCGCGGCCCCGTCGGCGCTTTCCGCCCCGGTGCTCGCATCCTGCTGTTCCGCTGGGTGCTGGCCATTCTTATTTCAGGGCTGATCTGCGGCCTGCTCACGCGCTCGCTCACCGGCCCCATCCTTCGCCTGCGCGGAGCGGCCACGCAACTGGCCACCGGCGACCTGAGCGCGCGGGCCGGCGCTGCCGTCATCAGCCGCCGCGACGAGATCGGCGACCTCGGCCGCGACTTCAACCGCATGGCCGGCCGCATCGAAGAGCTCATCACCAGCGAGCGCCAATTGATCCGCGACATCTCCCATGAGCTGCGGTCGCCGCTGGCTCGTCTCAATGTAGCCCTCGGACTTGTCCGCCGACGCGCCGACGAGGAGATCGTTCCCGCGTTGGACCGCATCGAGCGCGAAGCTGAAACCCTCAACGAGATGATCGGCCGCCTGCTCGCGCTGGCCAAGATGGACGCCGCTTCCGAGCCCCCCGATCCAATCCCCATCGAGCTGCACAACATGGTCGCCGAGGTCGCCGCCGACGCCGCCTTTGAAGCCCAGGAGCGCGGCACCTCGGTGCAGGTCGTCTCCAGCGTGGATTGTACGGTGGTCGGCAGCGGAGAGTTGCTGCACAGCGCCATTGAGAACGTCGTGCGCAACGCCATCCGCTACTCGAAGCCGGGCGCGCCGGTGGAGATCCGGCTGAGCTGCGGGCAGGCTGCCGCCGGCCGGATCGCCGAGATCTCCGTCCGCGATCATGGACCCGGCGTCCCGGAGGACGAGCTCGCGAACCTCTTCCGTCCGTTTTATCGCGTGGCCGACGCCCGCGAGCGCGACACGGGCGGGATTGGCTTGGGGTTGGCTATCACTTATCGCGCGGTAAAGCTCCACCGTGGCACGGTGTCCGCGAAGAATGCGCCCGGAGGTGGATTGCTGGTCACTGTCTCTCTGCCCGCTTCGTAG
- the ggt gene encoding gamma-glutamyltransferase: MQTRKLLRVFVLSLIFCFLVPSSHAREPVHARKAMVVTQEPIAADVGLAILKSGGNAVDAAVAVGFALAVTHPFAGNLGGGGFMLIRLADGGTTFLDFRETAPAKASHDMYLDSRGNLTNDSVAGWRASGVPGTVRGLEFAHQEYGHRAWAELLKPAIQLAADGVPVSYALMQSMRDPDYHLADFAESKRIFLKGGAYYDWNETFRQPELARTLERIARLGAKDFYAGETAHMIAEAMAKNGGLITLDDLRDYRVVERKPLEGDYKGYHIISSPPPSSGGVGLLQMLGMLEGSGYDKTGAGSAATCHYLAEVMRRFYADRNEYLGDPDFVKNPVRALLDPGYIRARRSSIDPAHTTPSNQVNPGKLSGSEGAQTTHYSIVDEQGNVVAVTYTLNDGFGSGVTIPGAGFLMNDEMDDFAAKPGTPNLFELVQGEANSIAPGKRPLSSMVPTIVLKDGKPFLVLGAPGGSRIITGVLQVMLNVMDFGMNVQDAIDAPRVHHQWRPDRLDVEPGISPDTAALLQRMGYELRFRDKHGDPVSIGRVEAILIDHGWLQGGHDGRGYSSGKAAGY; encoded by the coding sequence ATGCAGACCAGAAAGCTGTTGAGAGTCTTTGTTCTATCGCTGATCTTCTGTTTCCTCGTCCCCTCGAGCCATGCGCGCGAACCGGTCCACGCGCGCAAAGCGATGGTGGTGACGCAGGAGCCGATCGCCGCGGACGTGGGCTTGGCCATCTTAAAGTCCGGGGGCAATGCGGTGGACGCCGCGGTGGCCGTGGGGTTTGCATTGGCGGTGACGCATCCATTTGCCGGCAATCTCGGCGGGGGCGGCTTCATGCTGATCCGGCTGGCAGACGGTGGCACGACCTTTCTGGATTTCCGAGAAACAGCGCCGGCCAAGGCCAGCCACGACATGTACCTCGACTCGCGCGGGAACTTGACCAACGACAGCGTAGCTGGATGGCGCGCGTCGGGCGTACCGGGAACAGTCCGGGGCCTGGAATTCGCGCACCAAGAATACGGGCACAGAGCCTGGGCCGAGTTGCTGAAACCGGCGATCCAGCTCGCCGCCGACGGGGTCCCGGTCTCCTATGCGCTGATGCAGTCCATGCGAGATCCTGACTACCACCTCGCGGATTTCGCCGAATCAAAACGCATTTTTCTAAAGGGCGGCGCGTACTACGACTGGAACGAGACCTTCCGCCAACCGGAGCTGGCGCGGACCCTGGAACGTATTGCCCGTCTCGGCGCCAAGGATTTCTATGCGGGCGAGACCGCGCACATGATTGCCGAAGCAATGGCAAAGAATGGCGGGCTCATCACGCTCGACGATCTGCGGGATTACAGGGTGGTTGAGCGCAAGCCGCTCGAGGGAGATTACAAGGGATACCACATCATCAGCTCGCCACCACCGAGCTCAGGCGGGGTAGGGCTCCTCCAGATGTTGGGGATGCTTGAAGGGTCGGGGTACGACAAGACTGGCGCCGGATCCGCGGCGACATGCCACTACCTTGCGGAGGTGATGCGGCGTTTCTACGCCGACCGCAATGAATACCTCGGCGATCCCGACTTCGTGAAGAATCCGGTTCGGGCGTTGCTCGATCCGGGATACATACGAGCTCGACGCAGCTCGATCGATCCCGCACACACGACTCCGAGCAATCAAGTGAATCCGGGCAAGCTGTCGGGCAGCGAGGGCGCGCAGACCACGCATTACAGCATCGTCGATGAGCAGGGAAACGTGGTGGCGGTGACCTACACCCTGAACGACGGATTCGGCAGCGGCGTCACGATCCCGGGGGCGGGGTTTCTGATGAACGACGAGATGGACGACTTCGCCGCGAAACCCGGCACGCCGAACCTTTTCGAACTGGTGCAGGGCGAAGCGAACTCCATCGCGCCGGGCAAACGGCCGCTGTCGTCCATGGTCCCGACCATCGTGTTGAAAGATGGGAAGCCGTTTCTGGTGCTGGGCGCTCCAGGCGGTTCGCGCATCATCACGGGAGTGCTGCAGGTCATGTTGAACGTGATGGATTTTGGAATGAACGTGCAGGACGCCATCGATGCCCCGCGTGTCCACCATCAGTGGAGGCCCGATCGCCTGGACGTGGAACCCGGCATCTCGCCTGACACCGCCGCTTTACTGCAACGAATGGGCTATGAGCTGCGCTTCAGGGACAAGCATGGAGACCCGGTATCCATCGGCCGTGTTGAAGCCATACTGATCGATCACGGGTGGCTGCAGGGCGGCCACGATGGACGAGGCTACAGTTCCGGGAAAGCCGCCGGCTACTGA